The following coding sequences lie in one Arachis ipaensis cultivar K30076 chromosome B05, Araip1.1, whole genome shotgun sequence genomic window:
- the LOC107641992 gene encoding uncharacterized protein LOC107641992, which yields MEIQLQFDDDTFYAEIRKQILLLTSEDNEDLAETRLFGSVGVAKGGSTRSVYYKSDSQRPSNFCSWETGSTAGSPPEWVVNLWKSRKGTGVFIPQAVAYSKNPRQGTMNSRRRVYGSVMNKDRRI from the exons ATGGAGATACAGTTACAGTTTGATGATGATACTTTCTACGCTGAGATTAGAAAGCAGATTCTGTTGTTGACATCTGAAGATAACGAAGACTTGGCGGAAACAAGACTTTTCGGTTCGGTTGGTGTTGCCAAGGGCGGTTCAACCAGATCAGTTTATTACAAGAGTGACTCGCAAAGACCAAGTAATTTTTGCTCATGGGAGACAGGAAGCACTGCTGGTTCACCCCCTGAGTGGGTAGTGAACCTGTGGAAGAGTCGGAAAGGGACCGGGGTCTTCATTCCCCAAGCTGTTGCGTACAGCAAAAACCCAAGACAAG GGACAATGAATAGCAGAAGACGAGTTTATGGATCAGTGATGAATAAGGACAGAAGAATCTAG
- the LOC107641993 gene encoding transcription factor TGA2.2-like isoform X1, translating to MQSFKTAQTSSQLYCHSPFLLRGDNNTNRNPTRFSDLGEIQHSAPVFHHEDAVDLSSSSMFNMKSNNVAVSVAGTNLQYGTLTTTNLGSAEVGGSSGGGCLDTGINMYQQKGMAMPNMPLGNGHVENWADSGMADNSQQTDDTSTDIDIDDRNQCNRVQHGAPTVVDSKDETKIKAVDQKTMRRLAQNREAARKSRLRKKAYVQQLENSRAKLLQLEQELQRARQQGIFIATNGDHTHSSLGNGALAFDMEYGRWVDEHQHLLNDLRSALNSQMGDNELHLLVDGVMAHYDELFRLKSIGAKADVFHMLYGMWKTPAERWLMWLGGFRSSELLKIVKNHLEPLTEQQLLGICNLQQSSHQAEDALNQGMEALQQSLSDTLSSAALGPTGAGNVADYMSQMAIAMGKIANLESFLHQADVLKQEMLQQLQRILTTRQIARALLVMNDYISRLRALNSLWNSMMSCSDSQV from the exons atgcAAAGCTTCAAGACAGCTCAAACAAGCTCCCAACTGTATTGTCATTCTCCCTTCTTGCTTCG GGGAGACAATAACACCAACCGGAACCCAACGCGTTTCTCTGATCTTGGCGAGATTCAACATTCTGCACCTGTGTTTCATCATGAAGATGCTGTTGATTTAAGCTCAA GCTCAATGTTTAACATGAAGTCCAACAATGTAGCTGTTTCTGTTGCTGGCACTAACTTGCAGTATGGGACGTTGACCACGACG AACCTTGGGAGTGCAGAGGTTGGTGGTTCAAGTGGGGGTGGGTGCCTGGATACAGGGATAAACATGTACCAGCAAAAAGGGATGGCTATGCCAAACATGCCTTTAGGAAATGGTCATGTTGAGAATTGGGCTGATTCAGGCATGGCTGACAAcagccaacagactgatgataCTTCCACAGATATTGATATCGATGACAGAAATCAA TGCAATAGAGTTCAGCATGGGGCACCCACGGTTGTGGACTCGAAGGATGAGACAAAGATCAAAGCTGTTGACCAGAAG ACTATGCGGAGGCTTGCTCAAAATCGAGAGGCAGCAAGGAAAAGTCGGTTAAGAAAAAAG GCATATGTACAGCAGCTGGAGAACAGCCGAGCCAAACTCTTACAATTGGAGCAAGAGCTTCAGCGAGCACGTCAGCAG GGTATATTTATTGCAACTAACGGGGATCATACTCATTCATCTCTTGGAAATG GGGCCTTAGCATTTGATATGGAGTATGGCCGGTGGGTTGATGAGCATCAACATTTGCTAAATGACCTTAGATCAGCCTTAAATTCTCAAATGGGAGATAATGAACTGCATCTTCTTGTTGATGGTGTCATGGCACATTATGACGAATTATTTCGGTTAAAGAGCATAGGAGCAAAGGCTGATGTCTTTCACATGCTCTATGGGATGTGGAAGACACCTGCCGAAAGGTGGCTGATGTGGCTCGGCGGATTCCGGTCGTCTGAACTTCTCAAG ATAGTTAAGAACCACCTCGAGCCCTTAACAGAACAGCAGTTGTTGGGGATTTGTAATCTTCAGCAGTCTTCTCATCAGGCAGAGGATGCTTTGAATCAAGGTATGGAGGCGTTGCAACAATCTCTTTCGGACACACTTTCCTCGGCCGCCCTAGGACCCACCGGTGCCGGAAATGTTGCCGATTATATGAGCCAAATGGCTATTGCAATGGGTAAGATTGCCAATCTGGAGAGTTTCCTTCATCAG GCTGATGTATTGAAGCAAGAAATGCTGCAGCAGTTGCAACGAATTTTGACCACACGACAAATTGCACGAGCCCTCCTTGTAATGAATGATTACATTTCAAGACTAAGAGCTCTCAACTCATTATG GAACTCAATGATGAGTTGCAGCGACTCTCAAGTTTAG
- the LOC107641993 gene encoding transcription factor TGA2.2-like isoform X3, with translation MFNMKSNNVAVSVAGTNLQYGTLTTTNLGSAEVGGSSGGGCLDTGINMYQQKGMAMPNMPLGNGHVENWADSGMADNSQQTDDTSTDIDIDDRNQCNRVQHGAPTVVDSKDETKIKAVDQKTMRRLAQNREAARKSRLRKKAYVQQLENSRAKLLQLEQELQRARQQGIFIATNGDHTHSSLGNGALAFDMEYGRWVDEHQHLLNDLRSALNSQMGDNELHLLVDGVMAHYDELFRLKSIGAKADVFHMLYGMWKTPAERWLMWLGGFRSSELLKIVKNHLEPLTEQQLLGICNLQQSSHQAEDALNQGMEALQQSLSDTLSSAALGPTGAGNVADYMSQMAIAMGKIANLESFLHQADVLKQEMLQQLQRILTTRQIARALLVMNDYISRLRALNSLWNSMMSCSDSQV, from the exons ATGTTTAACATGAAGTCCAACAATGTAGCTGTTTCTGTTGCTGGCACTAACTTGCAGTATGGGACGTTGACCACGACG AACCTTGGGAGTGCAGAGGTTGGTGGTTCAAGTGGGGGTGGGTGCCTGGATACAGGGATAAACATGTACCAGCAAAAAGGGATGGCTATGCCAAACATGCCTTTAGGAAATGGTCATGTTGAGAATTGGGCTGATTCAGGCATGGCTGACAAcagccaacagactgatgataCTTCCACAGATATTGATATCGATGACAGAAATCAA TGCAATAGAGTTCAGCATGGGGCACCCACGGTTGTGGACTCGAAGGATGAGACAAAGATCAAAGCTGTTGACCAGAAG ACTATGCGGAGGCTTGCTCAAAATCGAGAGGCAGCAAGGAAAAGTCGGTTAAGAAAAAAG GCATATGTACAGCAGCTGGAGAACAGCCGAGCCAAACTCTTACAATTGGAGCAAGAGCTTCAGCGAGCACGTCAGCAG GGTATATTTATTGCAACTAACGGGGATCATACTCATTCATCTCTTGGAAATG GGGCCTTAGCATTTGATATGGAGTATGGCCGGTGGGTTGATGAGCATCAACATTTGCTAAATGACCTTAGATCAGCCTTAAATTCTCAAATGGGAGATAATGAACTGCATCTTCTTGTTGATGGTGTCATGGCACATTATGACGAATTATTTCGGTTAAAGAGCATAGGAGCAAAGGCTGATGTCTTTCACATGCTCTATGGGATGTGGAAGACACCTGCCGAAAGGTGGCTGATGTGGCTCGGCGGATTCCGGTCGTCTGAACTTCTCAAG ATAGTTAAGAACCACCTCGAGCCCTTAACAGAACAGCAGTTGTTGGGGATTTGTAATCTTCAGCAGTCTTCTCATCAGGCAGAGGATGCTTTGAATCAAGGTATGGAGGCGTTGCAACAATCTCTTTCGGACACACTTTCCTCGGCCGCCCTAGGACCCACCGGTGCCGGAAATGTTGCCGATTATATGAGCCAAATGGCTATTGCAATGGGTAAGATTGCCAATCTGGAGAGTTTCCTTCATCAG GCTGATGTATTGAAGCAAGAAATGCTGCAGCAGTTGCAACGAATTTTGACCACACGACAAATTGCACGAGCCCTCCTTGTAATGAATGATTACATTTCAAGACTAAGAGCTCTCAACTCATTATG GAACTCAATGATGAGTTGCAGCGACTCTCAAGTTTAG
- the LOC107641993 gene encoding transcription factor TGA2.2-like isoform X2, with protein MQSFKTAQTSSQLYCHSPFLLRGDNNTNRNPTRFSDLGEIQHSAPVFHHEDAVDLSSSSMFNMKSNNVAVSVAGTNLQYGTLTTTNLGSAEVGGSSGGGCLDTGINMYQQKGMAMPNMPLGNGHVENWADSGMADNSQQTDDTSTDIDIDDRNQCNRVQHGAPTVVDSKDETKIKAVDQKTMRRLAQNREAARKSRLRKKAYVQQLENSRAKLLQLEQELQRARQQGIFIATNGDHTHSSLGNGALAFDMEYGRWVDEHQHLLNDLRSALNSQMGDNELHLLVDGVMAHYDELFRLKSIGAKADVFHMLYGMWKTPAERWLMWLGGFRSSELLKIVKNHLEPLTEQQLLGICNLQQSSHQAEDALNQGMEALQQSLSDTLSSAALGPTGAGNVADYMSQMAIAMGKIANLESFLHQADVLKQEMLQQLQRILTTRQIARALLVMNDYISRLRALNSLWLARPRE; from the exons atgcAAAGCTTCAAGACAGCTCAAACAAGCTCCCAACTGTATTGTCATTCTCCCTTCTTGCTTCG GGGAGACAATAACACCAACCGGAACCCAACGCGTTTCTCTGATCTTGGCGAGATTCAACATTCTGCACCTGTGTTTCATCATGAAGATGCTGTTGATTTAAGCTCAA GCTCAATGTTTAACATGAAGTCCAACAATGTAGCTGTTTCTGTTGCTGGCACTAACTTGCAGTATGGGACGTTGACCACGACG AACCTTGGGAGTGCAGAGGTTGGTGGTTCAAGTGGGGGTGGGTGCCTGGATACAGGGATAAACATGTACCAGCAAAAAGGGATGGCTATGCCAAACATGCCTTTAGGAAATGGTCATGTTGAGAATTGGGCTGATTCAGGCATGGCTGACAAcagccaacagactgatgataCTTCCACAGATATTGATATCGATGACAGAAATCAA TGCAATAGAGTTCAGCATGGGGCACCCACGGTTGTGGACTCGAAGGATGAGACAAAGATCAAAGCTGTTGACCAGAAG ACTATGCGGAGGCTTGCTCAAAATCGAGAGGCAGCAAGGAAAAGTCGGTTAAGAAAAAAG GCATATGTACAGCAGCTGGAGAACAGCCGAGCCAAACTCTTACAATTGGAGCAAGAGCTTCAGCGAGCACGTCAGCAG GGTATATTTATTGCAACTAACGGGGATCATACTCATTCATCTCTTGGAAATG GGGCCTTAGCATTTGATATGGAGTATGGCCGGTGGGTTGATGAGCATCAACATTTGCTAAATGACCTTAGATCAGCCTTAAATTCTCAAATGGGAGATAATGAACTGCATCTTCTTGTTGATGGTGTCATGGCACATTATGACGAATTATTTCGGTTAAAGAGCATAGGAGCAAAGGCTGATGTCTTTCACATGCTCTATGGGATGTGGAAGACACCTGCCGAAAGGTGGCTGATGTGGCTCGGCGGATTCCGGTCGTCTGAACTTCTCAAG ATAGTTAAGAACCACCTCGAGCCCTTAACAGAACAGCAGTTGTTGGGGATTTGTAATCTTCAGCAGTCTTCTCATCAGGCAGAGGATGCTTTGAATCAAGGTATGGAGGCGTTGCAACAATCTCTTTCGGACACACTTTCCTCGGCCGCCCTAGGACCCACCGGTGCCGGAAATGTTGCCGATTATATGAGCCAAATGGCTATTGCAATGGGTAAGATTGCCAATCTGGAGAGTTTCCTTCATCAG GCTGATGTATTGAAGCAAGAAATGCTGCAGCAGTTGCAACGAATTTTGACCACACGACAAATTGCACGAGCCCTCCTTGTAATGAATGATTACATTTCAAGACTAAGAGCTCTCAACTCATTATGGTTAGCGCGCCCTAGAGAGTAG